A single Denticeps clupeoides chromosome 7, fDenClu1.1, whole genome shotgun sequence DNA region contains:
- the prr14 gene encoding uncharacterized protein prr14 isoform X1 — MQIGGHTGNMLTITPELVPQIVRPMEGDAQSSLPSLCTPSHGDSDPQIPSHSYPSFSCDHGEQRGANTKSGRQRASRVQSRNGTKLIPAQVISNIQTQKDYSMTVSRSCDKTTLSRHKDLQIQKRKKAKATTMRRMDETTTGKQSEMENCPESPPPVKRWVIGPLLHSFKSKMASFTEIVMSPVRLFKPSDTPAIAVGLTDREAEGQVDVVSGFPKEEGHCIVDKRSHITKMLEFDYRANDLRTKQNPNDILPLKAASSPKKKDVCEVAKSSSVRDHALPSVFEHEGVNCMSHGYKRDGGHTISSSPSSSVFYTPPDSFSLTEGALEQPKDHEGRKQLDNQGLSVFPEFCLQKPPGDVEMCDGELNNKSQRSLSSSVDEEMLDCASAGLFNLVDGSPTEKRQLETRKRQRTRAQTEKESNGKAKRTKPVALQRTNGGKIQANNHKCGRVDKLVEQLEMLEKSSSQPTATQQAVELMERPDRERHQKPEAMETVRLSDQSENLSTSEIGLKDQGMEGMCPVVKEKYSGSSDFSTLPEYRVDSSSSSVRSICNAGRDKRTTRSRKLKSANSNMFVGSSPASECCATGKRLLIKLTSEGRKRKNNPYSTKGPSQNGTFSNAVGHLSECSQSDAACRPGWKAKRSVDVGRTCVADAVLDAEVRVGKIGTVGERTLDKECAEFNHTTPIRREFGHSSQSKEPGLLQEPEGETCTQLPSEMGLKRVRATSGKVDDSGDGHNEARRFPRKDKRTRKAYSAKVRGPKEDKELLDQTEGTSSAMLSGSSSNRLLRSFSCPEIPSLHHPERPWSCPTFRPHYKTPPVPQQHPHSPPHPPRSQKRVRRHTVCSMEIEREIAPLCLRKEVYPTGSAGIYGSPSPRVCSSSSSSPGSFTALVSCFLSSPLAFLSRKLDQDRSGESSSPPPIPGFPLSSSTPPSPFLSHFSAQHLPTGFTSAAPPRPEQSSATLSSLGSDHAQILSEGEDKQKSSEDEVVDEGGRSEFSLQSTEMPEEKAHSDSEAKSYNTRQGQRGKVSAIRIRKALPRPLNNLTPMGLPKAVRVKKKVFSVEEIYTNKNFSKPPESRLQTIFEDPVSRRDGSMSLTGLKRMKRFVEFPEVGVARKPRKPLAGTSGGIQKKTGGGAAVGRPRRGTWCPSKDDPTLQDLDSLLCAKLSLLDSWLAADQAVS; from the exons CTGTGACCATGGGGAGCAAAGAGGAGCTAACACGAAGAGTGGGAGGCAACGGGCATCTCGGGTTCAAAGCAGAAATGGGACTAAACTCATACCTGCTCAAGTAATATCTAATATCCAGACCCAAAAGGATTACAGCATG ACCGTATCAAGATCCTGTGACAAGACAACACTAAGCAG GCACAAAGATCTTCAGATCCAAAAGAGGAAAAAGGCTAAAGCCACTACCATGAGAAGAATGGATGAAACCACTACAGGGAAGCAGTCAGAAATGGAGAACTGCCCTGAAAGCCCACCACCAGTCAAGCGCTGGGTGATTGGCCCCCTTTTGCATTCTTTCAAGTCCAAGATGGCAAGTTTTACCGAGATTGTTATGAGTCCTGTGCGTCTTTTCAAACCCAGTGATACACCAGCTATAGCCGTGGGGTTGACTGACAGGGAAGCTGAAGGACAAGTGGATGTTGTCTCAGGTTTTCCTAAAGAAGAAGGTCACTGCATTGTCGACAAGCGTTCCCACATCACAAAGATGCTTGAATTTGACTACAGAGCAAATGACTTGCGTACAAAACAAAACCCCAATGATATTTTACCACTGAAAGCCGCCTCCAGTCCGAAGAAGAAAGATGTTTGTGAGGTGGCTAAGTCCAGTTCTGTCAGGGACCATGCCTTGCCAAGTGTCTTTGAACACGAGGGTGTCAATTGTATGTCACATGGCTACAAAAGAGATGGAGGGCATACAATATCCTCTAGTCCTTCATCATCAGTATTTTATACCCCTCCAGATTCATTTAGTCTCACCGAAGGTGCCCTAGAGCAGCCAAAAGACCATGAGGGAAGAAAACAATTAGACAATCAAGGACTGAGTGTCTTCCCGGAATTCTGTTTGCAGAAGCCTCCAGGTGATGTTGAAATGTGCGATGGAGAGCTCAATAACAAGAGCCAGAGAAGCCTTTCTTCCTCAGTAGATGAAGAGATGTTAGATTGTGCCTCAGCAGGTCTTTTCAATCTAGTTGATGGATCACCCACTGAAAAAAGACAATTAGAAAcgagaaaaagacaaagaacaAGAGCTCAAACTGAAAAAGAGAGCAACGGCAAGGCAAAGAGAACAAAACCAGTAGCACTTCAGAGAACCAATGGGGGGAAAATTCAGGCAAATAACCACAAATGTGGCAGAGTAGACAAACTGGTAGAGCAGCTGGAGATGCTTGAGAAATCATCATCCCAGCCAACAGCGACCCAACAAGCTGTTGAGTTGATGGAAAGACCTGATCGAGAGAGACATCAAAAACCAGAAGCCATGGAAACAGTGAGGCtttctgaccaatcagaaaatCTGTCTACCTCAGAGATCGGTTTAAAAGACCAAGGGATGGAAGGGATGTGTCCTGTTGTCAAGGAAAAATACTCAGGGTCTTCAGATTTTTCCACTTTACCTGAGTACAGAGTAGATAGTAGTAGCAGCAGTGTTAGAAGTATTTGTAATGCGGGTAGGGACAAAAGAACCACCAGAAGCAGAAAACTGAAAAGTGCAAACAGCAATATGTTTGTAGGCAGCTCACCAGCGAGTGAGTGTTGTGCCACTGGCAAGAGACTTCTTATCAAGCTTACCTCAGAaggaaggaagaggaagaacaatCCTTATTCGACAAAAGGCCCAAGCCAGAACGGGACTTTTTCTAATGCTGTGGGCCACCTCAGTGAGTGCAGCCAAAGCGACGCAGCATGTCGACCAGGATGGAAGGCAAAGAGAAGTGTTGATGTTGGCAGGACATGTGTTGCTGATGCTGTCTTAGACGCTGAGGTGAGAGTGGGTAAGATTGGAACAGTTGGTGAACGCACTCTGGATAAAGAATGTGCGGAGTTTAATCATACCACGCCCATCCGAAGAGAGTTTGGCCACAGCAGTCAAAGTAAAGAACCAGGTCTTCTGCAGGAACCTGAAGGGGAAACGTGTACACAATTGCCTTCAGAAATGGGCTTAAAAAGAGTAAGAGCGACCAGTGGAAAAGTTGATGATTCGGGGGATGGTCACAATGAGGCAAGAAGGTTTCCACGAAAAGATAAACGCACGAGAAAGGCCTACTCTGCGAAGGTGAGAGGTCCAAAAGAAGACAAGGAACTTCTTGATCAAACGGAGGGGACCAGTTCTGCCATGCTGTCAGGTAGCAGCTCTAACCGGCTCCTCCGGAGCTTCTCCTGCCCTGAGATCCCCTCTCTCCACCACCCTGAAAGGCCCTGGTCCTGTCCTACATTTCGTCCACATTACAAAACCCCTCCTGTCCCCCAGCAGCACCCACATTCACCTCCCCATCCGCCCCGTTCACAAAAACGCGTACGCAGACACACCGTATGTAGTATGGAGATCGAAAGGGAAATCGCACCGCTGTGTCTGCGCAAGGAAGTCTATCCCACGGGTAGCGCAGGTATCTACGGTAGCCCCTCCCCCCGAGTgtgctccagctcctcctcctcacctggTTCCTTTACAGCCCTCGTCTCGTGCTTCCTGTCTAGCCCCCTAGCTTTTCTGTCGAGGAAACTTGACCAAGACCGTAGCGGTGAGAGTTCCTCGCCCCCTCCGATCCCAGGTTTTCCCCTGTCCTCCTCCACGCCACCCTCTCCCTTTTTGTCACACTTCTCAGCCCAGCATCTGCCCACTGGCTTCACTTCTGCTGCCCCTCCCAGACCAGAGCAGTCCTCAGCTACCTTATCCTCACTTGGCAG TGACCATGCACAAATTCTGTCAGAGGGTGAGGACAAGCAAAAGTCAAGTGAAGATGAGGTGGTAGATGAAGGTGGCAGGAGTGAGTTCAGTCTTCAGTCTACCGAGATGCCTGAGGAAAAAGCGCATTCTGATTCTGAGGCAAAA tcataTAACACCAGACAGGGGCAGCGTGGCAAAGTGTCGGCCATCCGGATCCGCAAAGCATTACCCAGGCCTCTTAACAACCTGACACCCATGGGCCTGCCTAAAGCTGTCAG AGTGAAAAAGAAGGTGTTCAGTGTGGAGGAGATCTACACCAATAAGAATTTTTCTAAGCCGCCAGAAAG TCGTCTTCAGACCATCTTTGAGGATCCTGTCAGCCGACGTGATGGCTCCATGTCTCTGACTGGATTAAAGCGAATGAAGCGATTTGTGGAGTTTCCAGAAGTGGGTGTGGCAAGAAAGCCCCGAAAGCCTCTGGCTGGTACCTCAGGAGGTATTCAGAAGAAAACAGGAGGGGGCGCTGCTGTTGGACGACCCAGACGTGGGACTTGGTGTCCCTCTAAAGATGATCCCACCCTGCAGGATCTTGATTCATTGCTTTGTGCCAAACTCAGCCTGCTTGATTCTTGGTTGGCAGCTGATCAGGCTGTCAGTTGA
- the prr14 gene encoding uncharacterized protein prr14 isoform X2: MTVSRSCDKTTLSRHKDLQIQKRKKAKATTMRRMDETTTGKQSEMENCPESPPPVKRWVIGPLLHSFKSKMASFTEIVMSPVRLFKPSDTPAIAVGLTDREAEGQVDVVSGFPKEEGHCIVDKRSHITKMLEFDYRANDLRTKQNPNDILPLKAASSPKKKDVCEVAKSSSVRDHALPSVFEHEGVNCMSHGYKRDGGHTISSSPSSSVFYTPPDSFSLTEGALEQPKDHEGRKQLDNQGLSVFPEFCLQKPPGDVEMCDGELNNKSQRSLSSSVDEEMLDCASAGLFNLVDGSPTEKRQLETRKRQRTRAQTEKESNGKAKRTKPVALQRTNGGKIQANNHKCGRVDKLVEQLEMLEKSSSQPTATQQAVELMERPDRERHQKPEAMETVRLSDQSENLSTSEIGLKDQGMEGMCPVVKEKYSGSSDFSTLPEYRVDSSSSSVRSICNAGRDKRTTRSRKLKSANSNMFVGSSPASECCATGKRLLIKLTSEGRKRKNNPYSTKGPSQNGTFSNAVGHLSECSQSDAACRPGWKAKRSVDVGRTCVADAVLDAEVRVGKIGTVGERTLDKECAEFNHTTPIRREFGHSSQSKEPGLLQEPEGETCTQLPSEMGLKRVRATSGKVDDSGDGHNEARRFPRKDKRTRKAYSAKVRGPKEDKELLDQTEGTSSAMLSGSSSNRLLRSFSCPEIPSLHHPERPWSCPTFRPHYKTPPVPQQHPHSPPHPPRSQKRVRRHTVCSMEIEREIAPLCLRKEVYPTGSAGIYGSPSPRVCSSSSSSPGSFTALVSCFLSSPLAFLSRKLDQDRSGESSSPPPIPGFPLSSSTPPSPFLSHFSAQHLPTGFTSAAPPRPEQSSATLSSLGSDHAQILSEGEDKQKSSEDEVVDEGGRSEFSLQSTEMPEEKAHSDSEAKSYNTRQGQRGKVSAIRIRKALPRPLNNLTPMGLPKAVRVKKKVFSVEEIYTNKNFSKPPESRLQTIFEDPVSRRDGSMSLTGLKRMKRFVEFPEVGVARKPRKPLAGTSGGIQKKTGGGAAVGRPRRGTWCPSKDDPTLQDLDSLLCAKLSLLDSWLAADQAVS, encoded by the exons ATG ACCGTATCAAGATCCTGTGACAAGACAACACTAAGCAG GCACAAAGATCTTCAGATCCAAAAGAGGAAAAAGGCTAAAGCCACTACCATGAGAAGAATGGATGAAACCACTACAGGGAAGCAGTCAGAAATGGAGAACTGCCCTGAAAGCCCACCACCAGTCAAGCGCTGGGTGATTGGCCCCCTTTTGCATTCTTTCAAGTCCAAGATGGCAAGTTTTACCGAGATTGTTATGAGTCCTGTGCGTCTTTTCAAACCCAGTGATACACCAGCTATAGCCGTGGGGTTGACTGACAGGGAAGCTGAAGGACAAGTGGATGTTGTCTCAGGTTTTCCTAAAGAAGAAGGTCACTGCATTGTCGACAAGCGTTCCCACATCACAAAGATGCTTGAATTTGACTACAGAGCAAATGACTTGCGTACAAAACAAAACCCCAATGATATTTTACCACTGAAAGCCGCCTCCAGTCCGAAGAAGAAAGATGTTTGTGAGGTGGCTAAGTCCAGTTCTGTCAGGGACCATGCCTTGCCAAGTGTCTTTGAACACGAGGGTGTCAATTGTATGTCACATGGCTACAAAAGAGATGGAGGGCATACAATATCCTCTAGTCCTTCATCATCAGTATTTTATACCCCTCCAGATTCATTTAGTCTCACCGAAGGTGCCCTAGAGCAGCCAAAAGACCATGAGGGAAGAAAACAATTAGACAATCAAGGACTGAGTGTCTTCCCGGAATTCTGTTTGCAGAAGCCTCCAGGTGATGTTGAAATGTGCGATGGAGAGCTCAATAACAAGAGCCAGAGAAGCCTTTCTTCCTCAGTAGATGAAGAGATGTTAGATTGTGCCTCAGCAGGTCTTTTCAATCTAGTTGATGGATCACCCACTGAAAAAAGACAATTAGAAAcgagaaaaagacaaagaacaAGAGCTCAAACTGAAAAAGAGAGCAACGGCAAGGCAAAGAGAACAAAACCAGTAGCACTTCAGAGAACCAATGGGGGGAAAATTCAGGCAAATAACCACAAATGTGGCAGAGTAGACAAACTGGTAGAGCAGCTGGAGATGCTTGAGAAATCATCATCCCAGCCAACAGCGACCCAACAAGCTGTTGAGTTGATGGAAAGACCTGATCGAGAGAGACATCAAAAACCAGAAGCCATGGAAACAGTGAGGCtttctgaccaatcagaaaatCTGTCTACCTCAGAGATCGGTTTAAAAGACCAAGGGATGGAAGGGATGTGTCCTGTTGTCAAGGAAAAATACTCAGGGTCTTCAGATTTTTCCACTTTACCTGAGTACAGAGTAGATAGTAGTAGCAGCAGTGTTAGAAGTATTTGTAATGCGGGTAGGGACAAAAGAACCACCAGAAGCAGAAAACTGAAAAGTGCAAACAGCAATATGTTTGTAGGCAGCTCACCAGCGAGTGAGTGTTGTGCCACTGGCAAGAGACTTCTTATCAAGCTTACCTCAGAaggaaggaagaggaagaacaatCCTTATTCGACAAAAGGCCCAAGCCAGAACGGGACTTTTTCTAATGCTGTGGGCCACCTCAGTGAGTGCAGCCAAAGCGACGCAGCATGTCGACCAGGATGGAAGGCAAAGAGAAGTGTTGATGTTGGCAGGACATGTGTTGCTGATGCTGTCTTAGACGCTGAGGTGAGAGTGGGTAAGATTGGAACAGTTGGTGAACGCACTCTGGATAAAGAATGTGCGGAGTTTAATCATACCACGCCCATCCGAAGAGAGTTTGGCCACAGCAGTCAAAGTAAAGAACCAGGTCTTCTGCAGGAACCTGAAGGGGAAACGTGTACACAATTGCCTTCAGAAATGGGCTTAAAAAGAGTAAGAGCGACCAGTGGAAAAGTTGATGATTCGGGGGATGGTCACAATGAGGCAAGAAGGTTTCCACGAAAAGATAAACGCACGAGAAAGGCCTACTCTGCGAAGGTGAGAGGTCCAAAAGAAGACAAGGAACTTCTTGATCAAACGGAGGGGACCAGTTCTGCCATGCTGTCAGGTAGCAGCTCTAACCGGCTCCTCCGGAGCTTCTCCTGCCCTGAGATCCCCTCTCTCCACCACCCTGAAAGGCCCTGGTCCTGTCCTACATTTCGTCCACATTACAAAACCCCTCCTGTCCCCCAGCAGCACCCACATTCACCTCCCCATCCGCCCCGTTCACAAAAACGCGTACGCAGACACACCGTATGTAGTATGGAGATCGAAAGGGAAATCGCACCGCTGTGTCTGCGCAAGGAAGTCTATCCCACGGGTAGCGCAGGTATCTACGGTAGCCCCTCCCCCCGAGTgtgctccagctcctcctcctcacctggTTCCTTTACAGCCCTCGTCTCGTGCTTCCTGTCTAGCCCCCTAGCTTTTCTGTCGAGGAAACTTGACCAAGACCGTAGCGGTGAGAGTTCCTCGCCCCCTCCGATCCCAGGTTTTCCCCTGTCCTCCTCCACGCCACCCTCTCCCTTTTTGTCACACTTCTCAGCCCAGCATCTGCCCACTGGCTTCACTTCTGCTGCCCCTCCCAGACCAGAGCAGTCCTCAGCTACCTTATCCTCACTTGGCAG TGACCATGCACAAATTCTGTCAGAGGGTGAGGACAAGCAAAAGTCAAGTGAAGATGAGGTGGTAGATGAAGGTGGCAGGAGTGAGTTCAGTCTTCAGTCTACCGAGATGCCTGAGGAAAAAGCGCATTCTGATTCTGAGGCAAAA tcataTAACACCAGACAGGGGCAGCGTGGCAAAGTGTCGGCCATCCGGATCCGCAAAGCATTACCCAGGCCTCTTAACAACCTGACACCCATGGGCCTGCCTAAAGCTGTCAG AGTGAAAAAGAAGGTGTTCAGTGTGGAGGAGATCTACACCAATAAGAATTTTTCTAAGCCGCCAGAAAG TCGTCTTCAGACCATCTTTGAGGATCCTGTCAGCCGACGTGATGGCTCCATGTCTCTGACTGGATTAAAGCGAATGAAGCGATTTGTGGAGTTTCCAGAAGTGGGTGTGGCAAGAAAGCCCCGAAAGCCTCTGGCTGGTACCTCAGGAGGTATTCAGAAGAAAACAGGAGGGGGCGCTGCTGTTGGACGACCCAGACGTGGGACTTGGTGTCCCTCTAAAGATGATCCCACCCTGCAGGATCTTGATTCATTGCTTTGTGCCAAACTCAGCCTGCTTGATTCTTGGTTGGCAGCTGATCAGGCTGTCAGTTGA